One window of Pyxicephalus adspersus chromosome 4, UCB_Pads_2.0, whole genome shotgun sequence genomic DNA carries:
- the LOC140330002 gene encoding alpha-1,4-N-acetylglucosaminyltransferase-like (The sequence of the model RefSeq protein was modified relative to this genomic sequence to represent the inferred CDS: added 15 bases not found in genome assembly), with product MIQNLKITVLMLFMTAAGFLYRSMLKGNNVSYLSYIFIERRNDTADTIVPKKVTAEDILSGGNSIIFVETGERIRFPSLVLCAIESAARVYPNRSVVFLIKNLNHTYSEEQEKRFIDHYPTISSLNNVYIFPLVMEDVFSKTPLSNWYQKIDIALQSYWIHVSSDGCRLALIWKYGGIYMDTDIISMRPIPNLNFLAAQSSQYSSNGVFGFSPQHHFTWTGMENFVQNYNSKIWGNQGPTLITRVLKTICNLPNFNNMEDIICGNISFLNPQRFYPIPYPAWERYYEVWTKLPTFNESYALHLWNYMNNKQKTMEPGSNTLVEHLYQQYCPSTYAAVQGNKSINI from the exons atgatacaaaatttAAAGATAACTGTATTAATGCTATTCATGACAGCTGCTGGATTTCTGTACAGGTCCATGCTCAAAGGCAACAATGTTTCCTACTTGTCCTACATCTTTATAGAAAGGAGAAATGACACTGCAGATACAATTGTACCTAAGAAAGTTACCGCAGAAGACATCCTGAGTGGTGGAAATAGCATCATATTTGTGGAGACCGGTGAAAGGATACGATTCCCATCCTTGGTCTTATGTGCAATCGAGTCAGCAGCACGAGTCTATCCTAACAGATCAGTGGTTTTTCTCATTAAAAATTTAAACCATACATACTCGGAGGAACAGGAGAAAAGATTTATTGATCATTACCCAACCATTTCATCACTGAACAACGTTTACATTTTTCCTCTAGTAATGGAAGATGTTTTCAGCAAAACACCACTTTCCAACTGGTATCAGAAG ATTGATATTGCTTTGCAATCATACTGGATCCATGTCAGCTCAGATGGCTGCAGACTAGCTCTAATCTGGAAATATGGAGGCATTTATATGGACACTGACATCATCTCAATGCGACCCATACCTAATTTGAACTTTCTGGCTGCTCAAAGTAGTCAGTATTCTAGCAATGGTGTTTTTGGATTTTCTCCCCAACATCACTTTACATGGACAGGCATGGAAAATTTTGTTCAGaattataatagtaaaatatggGGAAATCAAGGACCTACTCTCATTACCCGTGTTTTAAAAACGATATGTAATCTACCTAACTTCAACAACATGGAAGATATCATATGtggcaatatttcttttttgaatcCTCAACGATTTTATCCTATTCCTTACCCAGCATGGGAAAGGTACTATGAGGTTTGGACCAAGTTGCCAACTTTTAATGAATCCTATGCTTTGCACCTTTGGAactatatgaataataaacagaaaactatGGAACCAGGGAGCAACACTTTAGTTGAACATCTCTATCAACAATATTGCCCTTCAACATATGCAGCAGTTCAAGGAAATAAA